The proteins below come from a single Salinilacihabitans rarus genomic window:
- a CDS encoding NAD(P)/FAD-dependent oxidoreductase, with protein sequence MTENVVVLGAGYAGAGAVTKLQSELDGTARLTWISDTDYHLVLHEAHRVIRDPAVRSDITIPVHDIADPATRFIQDRVVDLDVDERVVELEDGEDVEYDYVLVALGSQTAYYGIPGLEEYSLTLKSLDDALEIHEAIEAASRDATRGEPAQVVVGGAGLSGIQTAGEVAEFRDAHRAPIEIHLVEALEEIFPGNDPEIQAALRDLLEDAGVTIHTDDPITEAEEGVIHFDEGDPLEYDVLVWTGGITGRDALDSADLDKQHNRVEAEANFQTSDERVFAIGDSAIVDQGDQPAPPTAQAAWQAAEVAGENISRAIQNRPLVTWEHEDKGTVVSVGEEAVAHGVKPALGVSLPVTTFGGFPAKNLKKLIAARWIADLTSWNRARKAWPSL encoded by the coding sequence ATGACCGAGAACGTCGTCGTCCTGGGCGCCGGATACGCCGGCGCCGGGGCGGTCACGAAGCTCCAGTCGGAACTGGATGGCACCGCGCGGCTGACCTGGATCTCCGATACCGACTACCACCTCGTCCTCCACGAAGCCCACCGCGTGATCCGTGACCCCGCCGTCCGGTCCGACATCACCATCCCGGTCCACGACATCGCCGACCCGGCGACCCGCTTCATCCAGGACCGCGTCGTCGACCTCGACGTCGACGAGCGGGTCGTCGAACTCGAAGACGGCGAGGACGTCGAGTACGACTACGTCCTCGTCGCGCTCGGCAGCCAGACCGCCTACTACGGCATCCCCGGCCTCGAAGAGTACTCCCTGACGCTCAAGAGTCTCGACGACGCCCTCGAGATCCACGAGGCGATCGAGGCGGCGAGCCGCGACGCCACCCGCGGCGAACCCGCCCAGGTCGTCGTCGGCGGCGCCGGCCTCTCGGGCATCCAGACCGCCGGCGAGGTCGCCGAGTTCCGCGACGCACACCGCGCGCCCATCGAGATCCACCTCGTCGAGGCCCTCGAAGAGATCTTCCCCGGCAACGACCCCGAGATTCAGGCCGCGCTGCGCGACCTCCTCGAAGACGCGGGCGTCACGATCCACACCGACGACCCGATCACCGAGGCCGAGGAGGGCGTCATCCACTTCGACGAGGGCGACCCCCTCGAGTACGACGTGCTCGTCTGGACCGGCGGCATCACCGGCCGCGACGCGCTCGACTCCGCCGACCTCGACAAGCAGCACAACCGCGTCGAGGCGGAGGCGAACTTCCAGACCTCCGACGAACGCGTCTTCGCCATCGGCGACTCGGCGATCGTCGACCAGGGCGACCAGCCCGCGCCGCCGACCGCCCAGGCCGCCTGGCAGGCCGCCGAGGTCGCCGGCGAGAACATCTCGCGGGCCATCCAGAACCGGCCCCTGGTCACGTGGGAACACGAGGACAAGGGGACCGTCGTCTCCGTCGGCGAGGAGGCCGTCGCCCACGGCGTCAAGCCCGCCCTCGGCGTCTCCCTCCCCGTCACCACCTTCGGCGGCTTCCCCGCGAAGAACCTGAAGAAGCTCATCGCCGCCCGCTGGATCGCCGACCTCACCTCCTGGAACCGCGCGCGCAAGGCCTGGCCGTCGCTGTAG
- a CDS encoding bactofilin family protein: MSFTDIETGRRAVVLVVVAVLLLSAGTGVVAAGPIQSGFGTVVVEEGETSDGIEGVAGSIVVRGTVSGDVAGVAGTVHVAEGGTVDGAVEVAAGSVRVDGTVTGDVSAGAGHVEVGETARIGGDLAVGAGYLSVDGAVDGDVRAGAETIVLGPNADVAGEFRYDAGEFTEDPAASVGGGVVHDASLGGNGVGTVEVFTVPPWLVTGYELVASLLLGAVLLAVFPSFSSGVASRVADDPVTSGGVGVLTLIGVPVALVLVALTVVGIPLTVLGAFGFALAVWVAVVYGQYAVGAWALGLADRENRWLALAVGLVGFAVLGAVPFLGGLLEFVAFLLGLGALALGLRDAFRERRGRTSSGRQATLDEVPGDVAAGGPGEGS, translated from the coding sequence ATGAGTTTCACGGACATCGAGACGGGACGGCGAGCGGTCGTGCTCGTCGTCGTCGCAGTGCTGTTGCTCTCCGCCGGGACCGGCGTCGTCGCCGCGGGGCCGATCCAGAGCGGGTTCGGGACGGTCGTCGTGGAGGAGGGGGAGACGTCCGACGGCATCGAGGGCGTCGCGGGATCGATCGTCGTCCGCGGCACGGTTTCGGGCGACGTCGCGGGGGTCGCCGGTACCGTCCACGTCGCCGAGGGCGGCACCGTCGACGGGGCGGTCGAGGTCGCCGCGGGGAGCGTCCGCGTCGACGGGACGGTGACCGGCGACGTCAGCGCCGGCGCCGGCCACGTCGAGGTGGGCGAGACCGCCCGGATCGGCGGCGACCTCGCGGTCGGCGCGGGCTACCTCTCCGTCGACGGGGCGGTCGACGGCGACGTCCGCGCCGGCGCCGAGACGATCGTTCTGGGGCCGAACGCGGACGTCGCCGGCGAGTTCCGCTACGACGCGGGCGAGTTCACCGAGGACCCCGCGGCGAGCGTCGGCGGCGGCGTCGTCCACGACGCGAGCCTCGGCGGGAACGGCGTCGGCACCGTCGAGGTCTTTACGGTCCCCCCGTGGCTGGTGACCGGCTACGAACTCGTCGCCAGCCTCCTGCTCGGCGCGGTCCTGCTCGCGGTCTTCCCCTCGTTCTCGTCCGGCGTCGCGTCCCGCGTGGCCGACGATCCGGTCACGTCCGGCGGCGTCGGCGTCCTGACGCTGATCGGCGTCCCGGTCGCGCTGGTGTTGGTGGCGCTTACGGTCGTCGGCATCCCGCTGACCGTCCTCGGCGCGTTCGGCTTCGCGCTCGCGGTCTGGGTCGCGGTCGTCTACGGCCAGTACGCCGTCGGCGCGTGGGCGCTGGGGCTGGCCGACCGGGAGAACCGGTGGCTCGCGCTCGCGGTCGGCCTCGTCGGGTTCGCCGTCCTCGGGGCCGTCCCCTTCCTCGGCGGCCTCCTCGAGTTCGTCGCGTTCCTGCTCGGCCTCGGGGCGCTCGCGCTCGGCCTCCGCGACGCGTTCCGGGAGCGCCGCGGCCGGACGTCCAGCGGTCGACAGGCGACTCTCGACGAGGTCCCGGGCGACGTCGCCGCCGGCGGCCCGGGGGAGGGGTCCTGA
- a CDS encoding serine hydrolase domain-containing protein: MGPAATRRGYLAAAGAGLTGALAGRLDLGPGGEGDGDSLPDYLDEYVPELLDRYDVPGASVALVEGGDPTWAGAYGEADPAAGRAMTVDTPCRVQSITKSVTAWGVLKLVERGEVALDDPVGRHVTGWELPDAEFPWEGVTVRRLLNHSAGLPAGGYEKVPPDEEPPSLREALSGEAGAPAARPTDEPGSFRYANPGYGLLELLIEDVTGRDFAAYMREAILEPLGMDGATFVWDDRIEAELAAEHLVDGTPVPQYREPVRAQGMLYATAADVARFVAAGTEGTDGEPPGRGVLEPESVAEIHDPAVETTGFYELATDGAGLGHFAETLSNGELAVMNGGQGTGSWSWFHAVPATGDGIVILTNSERSVQLIADVVRAWADRRGLPSPAIASAVRWIRLPVWILGGVAVGLAARLGYGRFSRTRSFDPLSERDRPARALLGGLAVATLGLWWGLGRETVAYFLPVFADWLGVALSAVAVLLALTALYPRTGRR, translated from the coding sequence GTGGGACCGGCCGCGACCCGCCGCGGCTACCTCGCGGCGGCCGGCGCCGGGCTGACGGGCGCGCTCGCCGGGCGTCTCGACCTCGGACCCGGCGGTGAGGGCGATGGCGACTCGCTGCCCGACTACCTCGACGAGTACGTCCCGGAGTTGCTCGACCGCTACGACGTCCCCGGGGCGAGCGTCGCCCTCGTCGAGGGCGGCGACCCGACGTGGGCCGGCGCGTACGGCGAGGCCGACCCCGCGGCGGGGCGGGCGATGACCGTCGACACGCCCTGCCGGGTACAGTCGATCACGAAGTCGGTCACCGCGTGGGGCGTGCTGAAACTGGTCGAGCGCGGCGAGGTCGCCCTCGACGATCCGGTCGGGCGCCACGTGACGGGCTGGGAACTCCCGGACGCCGAGTTCCCGTGGGAGGGGGTGACCGTGCGACGGTTGCTCAATCACAGCGCCGGGCTGCCGGCGGGGGGCTACGAGAAGGTCCCGCCGGACGAGGAGCCCCCCTCGCTCCGGGAGGCCCTCTCCGGCGAGGCGGGTGCGCCGGCCGCGCGGCCGACCGACGAACCCGGGTCGTTTCGCTACGCGAACCCCGGGTACGGGCTGCTCGAACTGCTGATCGAGGACGTCACGGGCCGCGACTTCGCGGCGTACATGCGCGAGGCGATCCTCGAACCGCTCGGGATGGACGGGGCCACGTTCGTCTGGGACGACCGGATCGAGGCGGAACTGGCCGCCGAGCACCTCGTCGACGGGACGCCGGTGCCCCAGTACCGCGAACCCGTCAGGGCGCAGGGGATGCTGTACGCGACCGCCGCGGACGTCGCCCGCTTCGTCGCCGCCGGGACGGAGGGGACCGACGGCGAACCGCCGGGCCGGGGCGTGCTCGAACCGGAGAGCGTCGCCGAAATACACGACCCGGCCGTCGAGACGACGGGCTTCTACGAACTGGCGACCGACGGCGCCGGCCTGGGTCACTTCGCGGAGACCCTCTCGAACGGTGAACTGGCGGTGATGAACGGCGGCCAGGGCACCGGCTCGTGGAGCTGGTTCCACGCCGTCCCCGCGACGGGCGACGGCATCGTGATCCTCACCAACAGCGAGCGGAGCGTCCAGCTCATCGCCGACGTGGTCCGCGCGTGGGCGGACCGGCGCGGGCTGCCCTCGCCCGCCATCGCCAGCGCGGTGCGGTGGATCCGGCTGCCGGTCTGGATCCTCGGGGGCGTCGCCGTCGGCCTCGCCGCGCGACTCGGCTACGGCCGGTTCAGCCGCACGCGCTCGTTCGACCCGCTGTCGGAGCGCGACCGGCCCGCCCGCGCGCTCCTCGGCGGCCTCGCCGTCGCGACGCTCGGCCTGTGGTGGGGGCTCGGCCGGGAGACCGTGGCCTACTTTCTGCCGGTGTTCGCCGACTGGCTGGGGGTCGCGCTGTCGGCCGTGGCGGTGCTGCTGGCGCTGACGGCGCTGTACCCGCGAACTGGTCGGCGGTGA
- a CDS encoding metal-dependent transcriptional regulator: MMLSDVMEDYLKAIYQLQRGRDERIGTSEIAAELDVTSPTVTSMLDKLEERGLVDREKYRGATLTDEGETVALEVIRHHRLLEAYLTEHLDYDWAEVHEEADRLEHHISEDFEARVAAALGDPEVDPHGSPIPGADLEPPAAPAGESIVEFDEGDVVIVEEVADRDPEILSYLADHGVEPGVELEILEVAPFGMVTARASGHDDPVSLPEGVARHVRVAAPAEIEH; the protein is encoded by the coding sequence ATGATGCTGAGCGACGTGATGGAAGACTACCTGAAGGCGATCTATCAGCTCCAGCGGGGCCGCGACGAACGGATCGGAACCTCCGAGATCGCCGCCGAACTCGACGTCACGTCGCCGACCGTCACCAGCATGCTCGACAAACTCGAGGAGCGGGGGCTGGTCGACCGCGAGAAGTACCGCGGCGCGACGCTGACCGACGAGGGCGAGACCGTCGCCCTCGAAGTGATCCGCCACCACCGTCTGCTGGAGGCGTACCTCACCGAACACCTCGACTACGACTGGGCGGAGGTCCACGAGGAGGCCGACCGCCTCGAACATCACATCAGCGAGGACTTCGAGGCCCGGGTCGCCGCCGCCCTCGGGGACCCGGAGGTCGACCCCCACGGCTCGCCGATCCCCGGCGCCGACCTCGAACCGCCGGCGGCCCCCGCCGGCGAGTCGATCGTCGAGTTCGACGAGGGCGACGTCGTGATCGTCGAGGAGGTCGCCGACCGCGACCCCGAGATCCTCTCGTACCTCGCCGACCACGGCGTCGAACCCGGCGTCGAACTCGAAATCCTCGAGGTCGCCCCCTTCGGGATGGTGACCGCTCGTGCGAGCGGCCACGACGACCCCGTCTCGCTCCCGGAGGGGGTCGCCCGCCACGTCCGCGTCGCCGCCCCCGCAGAGATCGAACACTGA
- a CDS encoding Rrf2 family transcriptional regulator, with the protein MSSIELTPSQKKILRALTNLHSDSEDAIKGEDIAEQVDRNPGTIRNQMQSLKALQLVEGVPGPKGGYKPTAAAYEALEIQQMDDPAAVPLEHEGESVEGVIVEEIDLSSVHHPELCRAEVHIQGPTNDIHEGDSVTVGPTPLSKLVIEGTLDGKDDTNNILILRIDAMIAPAEEPEH; encoded by the coding sequence ATGTCATCGATCGAACTCACTCCAAGTCAGAAGAAAATTTTGCGCGCATTGACGAATCTCCACTCCGACTCCGAGGACGCGATCAAAGGCGAGGACATCGCCGAACAGGTCGACCGGAACCCGGGGACGATTCGAAACCAGATGCAGAGCCTGAAGGCGCTCCAGTTGGTCGAGGGCGTCCCCGGCCCCAAGGGCGGCTACAAGCCGACCGCGGCCGCCTACGAGGCCCTCGAAATCCAGCAGATGGACGACCCGGCCGCCGTCCCCCTCGAACACGAGGGCGAATCAGTAGAGGGCGTCATCGTCGAGGAGATCGACCTCTCGAGCGTCCACCACCCCGAACTCTGCCGGGCGGAGGTACACATTCAGGGCCCGACGAACGACATCCACGAGGGCGACTCCGTCACCGTCGGCCCGACGCCGCTGTCGAAACTCGTCATCGAGGGCACCCTCGACGGCAAGGACGACACGAACAACATCCTCATTCTGCGGATCGACGCGATGATCGCACCGGCCGAGGAGCCGGAACACTGA
- a CDS encoding MBL fold metallo-hydrolase has translation MTDDATQGERWITLSPGSTNCYLLDADEGYLLIDTGYEWEYRSFVEQLADVGVDVAEIEYLLLTHHHDDHVGFANELLDGVTVIAHEAADELLRAGENDRSGGGLLNRRVYYLAKLRSWLVPEWDLTFPPVALRDDDLLVDGDDDRLLGELGIDGTILHTPGHTPDSISVLLDDGTLFCGDAAMSRPLWAGIKYHTIFIADVDRYYESWRKILDSSAETVYPAHGDPFDVDRLRENLGAYSDEALIETDPITSQADFG, from the coding sequence GTGACTGACGACGCGACGCAGGGGGAGCGGTGGATCACGCTATCCCCGGGATCGACCAACTGTTACCTGCTCGACGCCGACGAGGGATACCTGTTGATCGATACCGGGTACGAGTGGGAGTACCGGAGCTTCGTAGAGCAACTCGCGGACGTCGGCGTCGACGTCGCGGAGATCGAGTACCTGCTCTTGACCCACCACCACGACGACCACGTCGGCTTCGCGAACGAACTGCTCGACGGCGTGACCGTGATCGCTCACGAAGCCGCCGACGAACTGCTCCGGGCCGGCGAGAACGACAGGTCCGGCGGCGGGCTGTTGAACAGGCGGGTCTACTACCTCGCGAAACTCCGATCGTGGCTCGTCCCCGAGTGGGACCTGACCTTTCCGCCGGTGGCGCTTCGCGACGACGATCTGCTGGTCGACGGCGACGACGATCGGCTGTTGGGCGAACTGGGAATCGACGGGACGATCCTTCACACGCCGGGACACACCCCCGACTCGATCTCCGTCCTGCTCGACGACGGTACGCTCTTCTGTGGCGACGCGGCGATGAGCAGGCCGCTCTGGGCGGGAATCAAGTACCACACGATCTTCATCGCCGACGTCGACCGGTACTACGAGAGCTGGCGGAAGATCCTCGACAGCAGTGCCGAGACGGTCTATCCGGCCCACGGAGACCCGTTCGACGTCGACCGACTGCGGGAAAATCTGGGCGCGTACAGCGACGAGGCGTTGATCGAGACGGACCCGATCACGTCGCAGGCGGACTTCGGCTGA
- a CDS encoding acyltransferase, giving the protein MTDDADSRHDRVTAHPTPGRGNSLAHWTSARHPLRVAINYVVVWLVRISPSLRLKRWLMRRLGMTVGEGVSWGLEATPDVFWPDLITVRDHAIVGYDATILCHEFLQDEYRTGEVVIGERAMIGAGAILLPGVEVGEGASVAANSLVTRDVPPGETVAGVPARPMGTRVERDAVGLDGGETDPASDR; this is encoded by the coding sequence GTGACCGACGACGCCGACTCCCGACACGACCGCGTGACCGCCCACCCGACCCCGGGACGGGGCAACTCGCTGGCCCACTGGACGAGCGCGCGGCACCCGCTGCGGGTGGCGATCAACTACGTCGTCGTCTGGCTCGTGCGCATCTCGCCGAGCCTGCGGCTCAAACGCTGGCTCATGCGCCGGCTCGGGATGACGGTCGGCGAGGGCGTCTCGTGGGGGCTCGAGGCGACCCCGGACGTCTTCTGGCCGGACCTGATCACGGTCCGCGACCACGCCATCGTCGGCTACGACGCGACGATCCTCTGTCACGAGTTCCTCCAGGACGAGTACCGAACCGGCGAGGTCGTGATCGGCGAGCGGGCGATGATCGGCGCCGGGGCGATACTCCTCCCGGGCGTCGAGGTCGGCGAGGGGGCGAGCGTCGCGGCGAACTCGCTCGTCACCCGCGACGTCCCGCCGGGCGAGACCGTCGCCGGCGTCCCGGCGCGGCCGATGGGAACGCGCGTCGAGCGCGACGCGGTGGGGCTCGACGGCGGGGAGACCGACCCGGCGAGCGACCGCTGA
- the purD gene encoding phosphoribosylamine--glycine ligase has protein sequence MRERVLLIGGGGREHAIARALAGGDGEAELYACAGNRNPGIARLAAEFETVETTDPEAVVDYAEAIEATLAVVGPEAPLAAGVVDALEDADIYAFGPRRAEARIETDKSFQREFMAEHDVPGCPDFAVFDDPEAACEYVDAYDGDLAIKPAGLTGGKGVKVIGDQVTAEEGKAYIRESGYDRLVLEERLVGEEFTVQAFVANGEVRTAPAVQDHKRAYEGDEGPNTGGMGSYSDAARELPFMTAADYEAAVEIIEATVDALDGYRGILYGQFMLTAEGPKVVEFNARFGDPEAMNTLPVLETDFLDVLVAAREGDPLPEPEFAPMATVCKYAVPEGYPTDPTAGAKVEVDEESVARAARATDDSSGDEPRESAGDALLFYASVDERDDGIYTTTSRSFAVVGVADSITEAEEIAEDALAVAGEEGLHVRHDIGTADLVRRRIDHVEELRGD, from the coding sequence ATGCGCGAACGCGTGCTACTGATCGGCGGGGGCGGGCGCGAACACGCCATCGCGCGGGCGCTCGCCGGCGGCGACGGCGAGGCGGAGCTGTACGCCTGCGCGGGCAACCGCAACCCCGGCATCGCCCGACTCGCCGCGGAGTTCGAGACGGTCGAGACGACGGACCCGGAGGCGGTCGTCGACTACGCCGAGGCGATCGAGGCGACCCTCGCGGTCGTCGGCCCCGAGGCGCCGCTCGCGGCGGGCGTCGTCGACGCGCTCGAAGACGCGGACATCTACGCGTTCGGCCCGCGACGGGCCGAGGCCCGCATCGAGACGGACAAGTCCTTCCAGCGGGAGTTCATGGCCGAACACGACGTCCCCGGCTGTCCGGACTTCGCGGTCTTCGACGACCCCGAGGCCGCCTGCGAGTACGTCGACGCGTACGACGGCGACCTCGCGATCAAACCCGCCGGCCTCACCGGCGGCAAGGGCGTGAAGGTGATCGGCGATCAGGTCACCGCCGAGGAGGGCAAGGCGTACATCCGCGAGTCGGGCTACGACCGGCTCGTCCTGGAGGAGCGGCTGGTCGGCGAGGAGTTCACGGTGCAGGCGTTCGTCGCAAACGGCGAGGTCCGCACGGCGCCGGCCGTCCAGGACCACAAGCGCGCCTACGAGGGCGACGAGGGGCCCAACACCGGCGGCATGGGCTCGTACAGCGACGCCGCGCGCGAACTGCCTTTCATGACCGCGGCCGACTACGAGGCGGCCGTCGAGATAATCGAGGCCACCGTGGACGCGCTCGACGGCTACCGCGGCATCCTCTACGGCCAGTTCATGCTCACCGCCGAGGGGCCGAAGGTCGTCGAGTTCAACGCCCGCTTTGGCGACCCCGAGGCGATGAACACCCTGCCCGTCCTCGAAACGGACTTCCTCGACGTGCTCGTCGCCGCCCGCGAGGGCGACCCCCTGCCCGAACCCGAGTTCGCCCCGATGGCGACGGTCTGCAAGTACGCGGTCCCCGAGGGGTACCCGACGGACCCGACGGCTGGGGCGAAAGTCGAGGTGGACGAGGAGAGCGTGGCGCGGGCGGCCCGCGCCACGGACGATTCGAGCGGCGACGAGCCGCGAGAGAGCGCCGGCGACGCCCTGCTCTTCTACGCCAGCGTCGACGAGCGCGACGACGGCATCTACACGACGACCTCGCGGTCGTTCGCCGTCGTCGGCGTCGCCGACTCGATCACCGAGGCCGAGGAAATCGCCGAGGACGCCCTCGCGGTCGCCGGCGAGGAGGGCCTGCACGTGCGTCACGACATCGGCACGGCCGACCTCGTCCGGCGGCGGATCGACCACGTCGAGGAGCTTCGCGGGGACTGA
- the gyrA gene encoding DNA gyrase subunit A: protein MSSDVPEPTDVDAARVEHVRIEDEMEQSYIDYAMSVIAGRALPDVRDGLKPVHRRILYAMGEMGVTSGSSHRKSSSIVGETMGDYHPHGDQAIYDTLVRMAQEFSMRYPLVDGQGNFGSMDGDPPAAMRYTEARMAAIAEELLEDIEKDTVDFQSNYDDRLQEPGVLPAAFPNLLVNGSSGIAVGMSTNIPPHNLGEIVDATVEVIENPDCTVEDLMEHVKGPDFPTGANIVGRDAIYSAYATGRGRLRVRAEFEVEEYDNDRERIVVTELPYQTNKARLVERIADDVNEGKIEGISDLRDESDRDGVRVVVELKRGANTEVVKNQLLEHHLERTFGVINLALVDGQPRVLSLKETLEEYVAHRREVIRRRSEYDLAEAEDRAHILDGRLKALENVEDVVDLIRDSEDRDAAKTRLREAFDFSEAQANHIVRMQLGSLTSMEAAEIESEYEDVQAEIERLERILGSEEELLGVIKEELLDLKEEYGDERRTSIVEDEGTVTHEDLIPEEDVVVVTTEDDYVKRMPLAQFEAQGRGGKGIIGADVKEDDRVATAFRANTHDYLLCFTNHGQVYRLKAYEIPEMGRTARGKSAVNILDLDPGEDITAIVDTDALDGDEYVTMVTRNGYVKRTAGEEFENILSTGIIAASLEDGDELVDVEVTDGTRDLVIATEQGMTIRFDESEVRPMGRNARGVNGIKLEGDDAVAGLVATDEGDDRALLTVTHNGYAKRTLLSEYRTQSRYGKGLIDIKTNERNGPVTAVKAVTEDDHLVVMSERGQIMRTRAGEISTVGRNTMGVTLMDVESGDAVASVDVVPDTSDDA from the coding sequence ATGAGTTCAGACGTACCCGAACCGACGGACGTCGACGCGGCCAGAGTAGAGCACGTCCGCATCGAGGACGAGATGGAGCAGAGCTACATCGACTACGCGATGAGCGTCATCGCGGGTCGGGCCCTCCCGGACGTCCGGGACGGGCTAAAGCCCGTCCACCGCCGCATCCTCTACGCGATGGGCGAGATGGGCGTCACGAGCGGGAGCAGCCACCGCAAGTCGTCCTCGATCGTCGGCGAGACGATGGGCGACTACCACCCCCACGGCGACCAGGCCATCTACGACACGCTCGTCCGGATGGCCCAGGAGTTCTCGATGCGCTATCCGCTGGTCGACGGTCAGGGGAACTTCGGCTCGATGGACGGCGACCCGCCGGCGGCCATGCGGTACACGGAGGCCCGGATGGCCGCCATCGCCGAGGAACTGCTCGAGGACATCGAGAAGGACACGGTCGACTTCCAGTCGAACTACGACGACCGCCTCCAGGAGCCCGGGGTGCTCCCCGCGGCGTTCCCGAACCTGCTGGTCAACGGCTCCTCGGGCATCGCCGTCGGGATGTCGACGAACATCCCGCCGCACAACCTCGGCGAGATCGTCGACGCCACCGTCGAGGTCATCGAGAACCCCGACTGTACCGTCGAGGACCTGATGGAGCACGTGAAGGGGCCGGACTTCCCGACCGGCGCCAACATCGTCGGCCGGGACGCCATCTACTCGGCGTACGCGACCGGCCGGGGACGGCTCCGCGTGCGTGCCGAGTTCGAGGTCGAGGAGTACGACAACGACCGCGAGCGTATCGTCGTCACCGAACTCCCCTACCAGACGAACAAGGCCCGCCTCGTCGAGCGCATCGCCGACGACGTAAACGAGGGCAAGATCGAGGGCATCTCGGACCTGCGCGACGAGTCCGACCGCGACGGCGTCCGCGTCGTCGTCGAACTCAAGCGCGGCGCCAACACCGAGGTCGTCAAGAACCAACTGCTCGAACACCACCTGGAGCGGACGTTCGGCGTCATCAACCTCGCGCTGGTCGACGGCCAGCCGCGGGTGCTCAGCTTAAAGGAGACCCTAGAGGAGTACGTCGCCCACCGCCGCGAGGTGATCCGCCGGCGCAGCGAGTACGACCTCGCCGAGGCCGAAGACCGTGCCCACATCCTCGACGGGCGGCTGAAGGCCCTGGAGAACGTCGAGGACGTGGTCGACCTCATCCGCGACTCCGAGGACCGCGACGCCGCGAAGACGCGCCTGCGCGAGGCGTTCGACTTCTCGGAGGCGCAGGCGAACCACATCGTCCGGATGCAACTCGGTAGCCTCACCTCGATGGAGGCCGCCGAGATCGAGTCCGAGTACGAGGACGTCCAGGCGGAGATCGAGCGCCTCGAACGGATCCTCGGCAGCGAGGAGGAACTGCTCGGGGTCATCAAGGAGGAACTGCTCGACCTCAAGGAGGAGTACGGCGACGAACGCCGCACCTCGATCGTCGAGGACGAGGGGACGGTCACCCACGAGGACCTCATCCCCGAGGAGGACGTCGTCGTCGTCACGACCGAGGACGACTACGTCAAGCGGATGCCCCTCGCCCAGTTCGAGGCGCAGGGCCGCGGCGGCAAGGGGATCATCGGCGCCGACGTCAAGGAGGACGACCGCGTCGCGACGGCCTTCAGGGCGAACACCCACGACTACCTGCTCTGTTTCACGAACCACGGACAGGTCTACCGGCTGAAGGCCTACGAGATCCCCGAGATGGGCCGGACCGCCCGCGGGAAGTCCGCGGTCAACATCCTCGATCTGGACCCGGGCGAGGACATCACGGCCATCGTCGACACGGACGCCCTGGACGGCGACGAGTACGTGACGATGGTCACCCGCAACGGCTACGTCAAGCGGACGGCGGGCGAGGAGTTCGAGAACATCCTCTCGACGGGGATCATCGCCGCCTCGCTCGAGGACGGCGACGAACTCGTCGACGTCGAGGTCACCGACGGGACCAGAGACCTCGTGATCGCGACCGAACAGGGGATGACGATCCGCTTCGACGAAAGCGAGGTGCGTCCGATGGGGCGCAACGCCCGCGGCGTCAACGGCATCAAACTCGAAGGCGACGACGCCGTCGCCGGCCTCGTCGCGACCGACGAGGGCGACGACCGCGCGCTGCTGACGGTCACCCACAACGGCTACGCCAAACGGACGCTCCTCTCGGAGTACCGCACGCAGTCGCGGTACGGCAAGGGCCTGATCGACATCAAGACGAACGAGCGAAACGGCCCCGTGACGGCCGTGAAGGCCGTCACCGAGGACGATCACCTCGTCGTGATGAGCGAACGCGGGCAGATCATGCGCACGCGCGCCGGCGAAATCTCGACGGTCGGCCGGAACACGATGGGCGTGACGCTGATGGACGTCGAGTCGGGCGACGCGGTCGCCAGCGTCGACGTCGTCCCCGACACGTCGGACGACGCGTAG